From a single Fusobacterium ulcerans ATCC 49185 genomic region:
- the gatA gene encoding Asp-tRNA(Asn)/Glu-tRNA(Gln) amidotransferase subunit GatA, whose translation MENFYKLSAVEIKEKISKGEIKSEDVVKEIFERIEKIDGNIGSFVHLRKEKALEEARKVDEKVKNGEKLGALAGIPVSIKDNMVSEGDVSTSCSKILEGYTGIYDATAVKKLKEADAVIIGITNMDEFAMGSTTKTSCYKKTKNPWDTERVPGGSSGGAAASIAAQEAFISLGSDTGGSIRQPASFCGVVGMKPTYGRVSRYGLMAFASSLDQIGPIAKNVADIALCMNVIAGEDDYDATVSKKEVPDYTEFLGKDIKGMKIGVPKEYFIDGIKEDVKKVINEALEKFRELGAEIVEISLPHTKYAVPTYYVLAPAEASSNLARFDGVRYGYRSKDIKNIDDLYINSRTEGFGDEVKRRIMIGTYVLSAGFYDAYFKKAQKVRKLIKDDFDKAFENVDIIFTPVSPSTAFKLDDVKTPIELYLEDIFTISANLAGIPGISIPAGLAEGLPVGIQLLGKPFCEGELIQAGNAFEKIRGEWKLPVID comes from the coding sequence ATGGAAAATTTTTATAAATTATCTGCTGTTGAGATAAAAGAAAAAATCTCAAAAGGTGAGATAAAATCTGAAGATGTTGTAAAAGAAATATTTGAAAGAATAGAGAAAATAGATGGAAATATAGGAAGCTTTGTTCATCTTAGAAAAGAAAAAGCTTTGGAAGAGGCTAGAAAAGTTGATGAGAAAGTAAAAAATGGTGAAAAGCTTGGTGCTTTAGCTGGAATTCCTGTTTCTATAAAAGATAATATGGTATCAGAAGGAGATGTAAGCACTTCTTGTTCTAAGATACTTGAAGGATATACTGGAATATATGATGCTACTGCTGTAAAGAAACTGAAAGAAGCAGATGCTGTAATTATTGGTATAACTAATATGGATGAATTTGCAATGGGAAGTACTACAAAAACTTCTTGCTACAAAAAAACTAAAAACCCTTGGGATACTGAAAGAGTTCCTGGAGGGAGCAGTGGAGGAGCTGCTGCTTCAATAGCTGCTCAAGAAGCTTTTATATCTCTTGGATCAGATACTGGTGGAAGTATCAGACAGCCAGCTTCTTTTTGTGGAGTAGTTGGAATGAAACCTACTTATGGAAGAGTTTCAAGATATGGACTTATGGCCTTTGCTTCATCATTGGATCAAATAGGGCCTATAGCTAAAAATGTAGCTGATATTGCTCTTTGCATGAATGTTATCGCCGGTGAAGATGACTATGATGCCACTGTATCTAAAAAAGAAGTTCCTGATTATACAGAATTTCTAGGAAAAGATATCAAAGGAATGAAAATAGGAGTTCCTAAAGAATATTTTATTGATGGAATAAAAGAAGATGTAAAAAAAGTAATAAATGAAGCTCTTGAAAAATTTAGAGAACTTGGTGCTGAGATAGTTGAAATCTCTCTTCCTCATACTAAATATGCTGTTCCTACTTATTATGTACTAGCTCCAGCTGAGGCAAGTTCAAACCTTGCAAGATTTGATGGAGTAAGATATGGATACAGAAGCAAAGATATTAAAAATATAGATGACTTATATATTAATTCAAGAACAGAGGGATTTGGAGATGAAGTAAAAAGAAGAATAATGATTGGAACTTATGTATTGAGTGCTGGTTTCTATGATGCTTACTTCAAAAAAGCTCAAAAAGTAAGAAAGCTTATTAAAGATGATTTTGATAAAGCTTTTGAAAATGTAGATATCATCTTTACTCCTGTATCTCCAAGTACAGCTTTTAAATTAGATGATGTAAAAACTCCTATTGAATTATATCTTGAAGATATATTCACAATTTCTGCTAACTTAGCAGGTATTCCTGGTATTTCCATACCAGCTGGACTTGCTGAGGGACTGCCTGTTGGTATACAGCTTCTTGGAAAACCTTTCTGTGAAGGAGAACTTATACAAGCTGGAAATGCATTTGAAAAAATTAGAGGAGAATGGAAACTTCCTGTAATCGACTAG
- the gatC gene encoding Asp-tRNA(Asn)/Glu-tRNA(Gln) amidotransferase subunit GatC, producing MALTREEVLNVAKLARLKFAPEEIEKFQVELNDILGYIDMLDEINTDEVKPLIQVNNTVNNLREDKVRESLSVEKALSNAPDSGDGAIVVPKVVGE from the coding sequence ATGGCTTTAACTAGAGAAGAAGTTTTAAATGTAGCTAAGCTCGCTAGACTTAAATTCGCCCCTGAGGAAATAGAAAAATTCCAGGTAGAGCTGAATGACATACTAGGATATATTGATATGCTGGATGAAATAAATACTGATGAGGTAAAACCTCTTATACAGGTCAACAACACAGTAAATAATTTAAGAGAAGATAAAGTGAGAGAATCACTATCAGTGGAAAAAGCTCTTTCTAATGCTCCTGATTCTGGAGATGGAGCTATAGTAGTTCCAAAAGTTGTTGGTGAATAA
- a CDS encoding pseudouridine synthase, with product MRINKYLASLGVASRREVDKMIEEGAIKVNGEKAAPGIKVSDKDEICIRGKKIEKNTEKKVYYILNKPLEVLSSSKDDRGRKTVVDLIKCKERIFPIGRLDYNTSGLIILTNDGELFNRIIHPKAEIFKEYYAKVFGEIKEENAELLRKGIELDDGMTLPANVKILRRERGKTELLVAIREGRNRQVRRMLDKINHPVITLRREKIGDLSLGNLKLGEYRELTNEEINYLYSL from the coding sequence ATGAGAATCAATAAATATCTTGCTTCTCTTGGAGTTGCTTCAAGAAGAGAAGTAGATAAAATGATAGAAGAGGGAGCTATAAAAGTAAATGGAGAAAAGGCTGCTCCTGGCATCAAAGTCAGTGATAAAGACGAAATATGTATCAGAGGAAAAAAAATAGAAAAGAATACAGAAAAAAAAGTTTACTATATTCTTAATAAACCTCTTGAAGTACTGAGCTCATCAAAAGATGACAGAGGGAGAAAAACTGTAGTTGATCTTATTAAATGCAAAGAGAGAATATTTCCTATTGGAAGATTAGACTATAATACTTCAGGTCTTATTATTCTTACTAATGATGGTGAGCTTTTCAATAGAATAATCCACCCAAAAGCAGAGATATTCAAAGAATATTATGCTAAGGTGTTTGGAGAAATAAAAGAAGAAAATGCTGAACTTCTTAGAAAAGGCATTGAACTGGATGACGGAATGACTCTTCCTGCTAATGTTAAAATACTTAGAAGAGAAAGAGGGAAAACTGAACTTCTAGTTGCTATAAGAGAAGGGAGAAATCGGCAGGTAAGAAGAATGCTGGATAAAATAAATCATCCTGTAATTACTTTGAGAAGAGAAAAAATAGGTGACCTTTCTCTTGGTAATCTCAAATTAGGAGAATACAGAGAACTTACAAATGAAGAAATAAACTATTTATATTCATTATAA
- the scpB gene encoding SMC-Scp complex subunit ScpB, whose protein sequence is MSIQNKIEAILLLGGDEVKIKDLCKFFSLPIEELMKILEDLKLERKNSGINIEFSGEFVYLVTNPLYGESINQYFEHETKPKKLSGAALETLSIIAYRQPITKSEVESIRGVSVDRIIQNLEEKKFVRVCGKKEGIGRANLYEITDKFLGYIGISSIAELPNYLEVKGRPEDGGNENQ, encoded by the coding sequence ATGAGCATACAAAATAAAATAGAAGCTATTCTTCTTCTAGGTGGAGATGAGGTAAAAATAAAGGATCTTTGTAAATTTTTCTCTCTTCCTATAGAAGAATTGATGAAAATATTAGAAGACTTAAAATTAGAAAGAAAAAATAGTGGTATTAATATAGAATTCAGTGGTGAGTTTGTCTATTTAGTAACTAACCCTCTATATGGTGAATCTATCAATCAGTATTTTGAACATGAAACAAAACCTAAAAAACTTTCAGGTGCTGCTCTTGAAACTCTTTCTATAATTGCATACAGACAGCCTATCACTAAAAGTGAAGTTGAATCTATAAGAGGAGTTTCTGTGGACAGAATAATCCAAAACCTTGAAGAGAAAAAATTTGTCAGAGTTTGTGGAAAAAAAGAAGGTATAGGAAGAGCTAATTTATATGAAATAACAGATAAGTTTTTAGGATATATTGGAATAAGTTCAATAGCTGAACTACCTAATTATTTAGAGGTAAAAGGGAGACCAGAAGATGGAGGAAATGAGAATCAATAA
- a CDS encoding rod shape-determining protein, with translation MKRYFNKLLGFFSEDLGIDLGTSNTLICVKDKGIILNEPSVVAINTRTKDIFEVGERAKLMIGRTPNNLDTIRPLKNGVIADYEITEKMLGSFYKRVSHNRFFSSPRVIICVPAGVTQVEKRAVIEVTREAGAREAYLVEEPMAAAIGIGLNIFEPEGNMIVDIGGGTSELAVISLGGVVKTSSFRVAGDRFDTTIIEYIRQKHNLLIGEKTAEDIKKQIGAVVELEEDISIDISGRNALNGLPKDIKIYSSEIVEALSELLQQIIEEIKVILEKTPPELSSDIKRRGIYITGGGALLRGIDKKISESLNLNVTISDDPLNAVINGIQILLKNFHIYNKVLISPETDY, from the coding sequence ATGAAAAGATATTTTAACAAACTTTTAGGTTTTTTTTCTGAGGACTTAGGAATTGACTTAGGAACATCTAATACATTAATATGTGTGAAAGATAAGGGAATTATTTTAAATGAACCTTCTGTAGTTGCTATAAATACAAGAACAAAAGATATATTTGAGGTTGGTGAAAGAGCTAAATTAATGATAGGTAGAACTCCAAATAATCTTGATACAATAAGACCTTTAAAAAATGGAGTTATCGCTGACTATGAAATAACAGAAAAAATGCTTGGTTCTTTTTATAAAAGAGTAAGCCACAATAGATTTTTTTCAAGTCCAAGAGTTATTATCTGCGTACCTGCTGGAGTTACTCAGGTTGAAAAAAGAGCTGTTATAGAAGTAACTAGAGAAGCTGGGGCTAGAGAAGCTTATCTTGTTGAAGAACCTATGGCTGCTGCAATTGGTATAGGGCTAAATATTTTTGAACCTGAAGGAAATATGATTGTAGATATTGGTGGAGGTACATCTGAACTTGCAGTTATTTCTCTGGGAGGAGTTGTTAAAACTTCATCTTTCAGAGTAGCAGGAGATAGATTTGACACTACAATAATAGAATATATCAGACAAAAGCATAATCTTTTAATTGGAGAAAAAACTGCTGAAGATATTAAAAAACAAATAGGAGCTGTTGTTGAACTTGAAGAAGATATCTCAATTGATATTAGTGGTAGAAATGCTCTTAATGGACTTCCTAAGGATATAAAAATATATTCTTCTGAAATAGTAGAAGCTTTAAGTGAATTACTACAGCAGATAATAGAAGAAATAAAAGTTATTCTTGAAAAAACTCCTCCTGAACTATCTTCAGATATAAAGAGAAGAGGAATATATATTACTGGTGGTGGAGCACTGCTTAGAGGTATAGATAAAAAGATTTCTGAAAGTCTTAATCTAAATGTAACTATTTCTGATGATCCATTAAATGCAGTTATAAATGGTATTCAAATACTTTTAAAGAATTTCCATATTTACAATAAAGTTTTAATTTCTCCAGAAACTGACTATTGA
- a CDS encoding Maf family protein yields MILASKSPRRKEILEDTGFKIQIKSAQIEEISDKISITDKIMDIARKKTLAVAKMYPDEFVVGADTIVEVDGKIIGKPVNEDDAFNTLKILSGREHNVITAYSLINLSKKIDITDYDITKVSFRELSDNMIKWYISTNEPMDKAGSYGIQGKGAVFVNGINGDFFSVMGFPIGKFVEKISHLGIELKDIENI; encoded by the coding sequence ATGATTCTAGCTTCTAAATCTCCCAGAAGAAAGGAGATACTTGAAGATACTGGATTTAAAATACAGATCAAAAGTGCCCAAATAGAAGAAATAAGTGACAAAATATCAATTACTGATAAAATTATGGATATAGCAAGAAAAAAAACTTTAGCAGTTGCCAAAATGTATCCTGACGAATTTGTTGTTGGTGCTGATACAATAGTTGAAGTTGATGGAAAAATAATAGGAAAACCTGTTAATGAAGATGATGCTTTCAATACATTAAAAATATTATCAGGGAGAGAACATAATGTTATTACTGCATATAGTCTTATTAACTTATCTAAAAAAATAGATATTACAGATTATGATATTACTAAAGTTTCTTTTAGGGAATTATCTGATAATATGATAAAATGGTATATATCTACTAATGAACCTATGGATAAAGCAGGTTCCTATGGAATACAAGGAAAGGGAGCTGTTTTTGTCAATGGTATAAATGGAGATTTTTTCAGTGTAATGGGATTTCCCATTGGTAAATTTGTTGAAAAAATTTCACATTTAGGGATAGAACTAAAAGATATAGAAAATATATAA
- a CDS encoding ABC transporter permease, whose translation MYKLELPFTKEFADNNVIERFLNISIYKYNIGLIAAYLFYLILKNIMYCYIYAGLGFLIFSTFFLITIKFIKTTICRIYYEHKEKKRIQKEEQLLKEQIAIKEALEKREADKKLKMELEKEIRIKERVEEVILNKELVLESYSIDENENNDIINNIEETKFDEEEDEDFLKIIDPDFVSKSKDDKSKEEITEQEEEKIENPASDMAYESTIDFPLFTITDSTTKKETVDNAENPIESVNEKPTKKPKKERELLTIRTPGGKKDDSSF comes from the coding sequence ATGTATAAATTAGAACTTCCTTTTACTAAGGAATTCGCAGATAATAATGTTATAGAAAGATTTTTAAATATTTCTATATACAAGTATAATATAGGATTAATTGCAGCTTATTTATTTTATCTTATTCTAAAAAACATTATGTATTGCTACATATATGCTGGGCTTGGTTTTTTAATATTTTCTACATTTTTCCTTATAACTATAAAATTTATTAAAACAACAATATGCAGAATTTATTATGAGCATAAGGAAAAGAAAAGAATTCAGAAAGAAGAACAGCTTTTAAAAGAACAGATAGCAATAAAAGAAGCTTTAGAAAAAAGAGAAGCTGATAAAAAACTAAAAATGGAATTAGAAAAAGAAATAAGAATAAAAGAGAGAGTTGAAGAAGTTATTCTTAACAAAGAGTTAGTTTTAGAAAGCTATTCTATTGATGAAAATGAGAATAATGATATAATAAATAATATAGAAGAAACTAAATTTGATGAGGAAGAGGATGAAGATTTCCTAAAGATAATTGATCCTGATTTTGTCAGCAAATCAAAAGATGACAAATCTAAGGAAGAAATTACTGAACAAGAAGAAGAAAAAATAGAAAATCCTGCTTCTGACATGGCTTATGAAAGCACTATTGATTTTCCATTGTTTACTATAACAGATTCTACAACTAAAAAAGAAACAGTTGATAATGCAGAAAATCCAATAGAATCTGTTAATGAAAAGCCAACAAAAAAACCTAAAAAAGAAAGAGAACTTTTAACAATAAGAACACCTGGAGGAAAAAAAGATGATTCTAGCTTCTAA
- a CDS encoding SoxR reducing system RseC family protein → MLNKGIIKEINGDKIVVKLYKDTSCSHCSGCSGDGKYGKDFEFTTDRKAEIGDTVTFEIAAGKVIKAASIAYIFPAVAMILGYFIANTLGGSENQSIASSFIALGISFACLFLYDKFIVKKQKNSEIDIISIEKEDTSEMIDSCKNKDIF, encoded by the coding sequence ATGTTAAATAAAGGTATAATCAAAGAAATAAATGGAGATAAAATAGTAGTAAAATTATATAAAGATACTTCTTGTTCACACTGCAGTGGATGTAGTGGAGATGGAAAATATGGAAAAGATTTTGAATTTACAACAGATAGAAAAGCTGAAATAGGAGATACAGTTACATTTGAAATAGCAGCAGGTAAAGTTATAAAGGCTGCTTCTATAGCATATATATTTCCAGCGGTAGCAATGATATTGGGATATTTTATAGCTAATACACTTGGAGGTTCTGAAAACCAGAGTATAGCTTCAAGCTTCATAGCACTTGGAATATCTTTTGCCTGTTTATTTCTTTATGACAAATTTATAGTTAAAAAACAGAAAAATTCTGAGATAGATATAATTTCTATTGAAAAAGAAGATACAAGCGAAATGATAGACAGTTGTAAAAATAAAGATATATTTTAA
- a CDS encoding YihY/virulence factor BrkB family protein, which produces MNIKRKLIYFLKEVARQGKISNIISGIQRALENYKRANSALWVTSLCFYTLLSLVPVFAILFSLGSWLGVAESIIIHLSKYSPLNEEMIAFLVQFSENLLENARSGVLAGIGFLSLGWTLITMFSIVEKSFNDIWQVEKSRMILRKITDYIAFFLLFPLLILTINGGMVIIGKKLEGIYDISPYFLQIIPSLSIFLFFTALYMLIPNTKVKLIPAFFSAVFTSVLFSGLQYFFIHLQVMIITYNKIYGSFSVIFIFFFWLKIMWFFIILGAHLSYFLQNKDLKSHSNDVNSISFKSKEYTGMIVIRELIRRYLNNLSPVTVKELAENNNIPYDLVLYVLNVFEENGLAAKIINVKNEDEISFTILQNIEQINFKKIFNILESSGEDIKLQVNDDNRAFYKIIKNKDFDFLIKDLLENNK; this is translated from the coding sequence ATGAATATAAAAAGAAAATTAATTTACTTTTTAAAGGAAGTAGCTAGGCAGGGAAAAATATCTAATATAATTTCTGGTATCCAAAGAGCATTAGAAAATTATAAAAGAGCTAACTCTGCCCTTTGGGTTACATCTCTTTGTTTTTATACTCTTCTTTCTCTTGTTCCTGTATTTGCAATTTTATTCAGTTTAGGAAGCTGGCTTGGAGTAGCAGAAAGTATTATCATTCATTTGAGTAAATACTCTCCTTTGAATGAAGAAATGATTGCTTTCCTTGTACAATTTTCTGAAAATCTTTTGGAAAATGCAAGAAGTGGAGTTTTAGCTGGAATAGGATTTTTATCATTGGGATGGACTTTGATTACTATGTTCTCCATTGTCGAAAAATCATTCAATGATATATGGCAGGTAGAAAAATCAAGAATGATATTGAGAAAAATAACTGATTATATTGCTTTCTTTCTTTTATTTCCATTGCTCATACTTACTATAAATGGTGGTATGGTTATTATAGGAAAAAAACTGGAAGGAATCTATGATATCTCTCCATATTTCCTGCAGATAATACCATCTCTTAGTATATTTTTATTTTTTACAGCATTGTATATGCTTATACCTAATACTAAAGTAAAATTAATTCCTGCTTTTTTTTCAGCAGTTTTTACATCAGTACTTTTTTCAGGACTTCAATATTTTTTCATACACCTTCAAGTAATGATTATTACATACAATAAGATATATGGAAGTTTCTCTGTCATCTTTATTTTCTTCTTCTGGCTGAAAATAATGTGGTTCTTCATTATCCTTGGAGCTCATTTATCATATTTTTTACAAAATAAAGATTTAAAATCTCATTCTAATGATGTAAATAGTATAAGTTTTAAATCTAAAGAATACACTGGTATGATAGTAATAAGAGAACTTATAAGAAGATATTTAAATAACCTTTCTCCAGTTACAGTAAAAGAACTTGCTGAGAATAATAATATTCCTTATGATCTTGTTCTTTATGTTCTAAATGTATTTGAAGAAAATGGACTGGCTGCAAAAATTATCAATGTAAAAAATGAAGATGAGATAAGTTTTACTATACTTCAAAATATAGAACAGATAAATTTCAAGAAAATATTTAATATTTTAGAAAGCTCTGGAGAAGATATCAAATTACAAGTCAATGATGATAACAGAGCATTTTATAAGATAATAAAAAATAAAGATTTTGATTTCCTAATCAAAGATCTTTTAGAAAACAACAAGTAA